The Nitrospira sp. genomic sequence ACAGCTCTTCGGGGTCATAGGGACGACACATCCGAGTCGTCATCACGTCGCCTCCTCACTCATCACGATGCTACCTCGCTGATACACGACTCCGTGCTTGCACGCAAGTGCGTGGAGGCTAATGTCGGACAGGCTCCTAGGCGCTGTAAATAAATAAAGGTATCAATTGAAAGATCATTGCCGTATGCTTTGCGAGCATGAACAGGCTGACCGAATTGAAGCGGAAGTTTCGTACCGCATGGCCGCATTTGGACGAACGTACGCGGCGCATCATGGCTGCCACTGAAGCGGTAAGTTTGGGCTATGGAGGGATAGCTGCGGTGCGGCGCGCGTGTGGTTTGTCGCGCAAGGCGATTAGCAAAGGGATTCGCGAACTCCACGGACGGGGCACGCCGTTGGTCGGCCGTATCCGTCGACCGGGCGCGGGGCGCAAATCCATCACCCAATCCGATCCCCGCTTGGTGCAGACGCTCGAAGGGTTGATTGATGAGCAAACGCGCGGAGACCCTGAGTCTGCGCTGCGATGGATTTGCAAAAGTACGCGGACCATTGCCGAAGAACTGGGTCGACAGCACCATCCCGTCAGCCACATGAAGGTCGCGCAGATTCTTCACGACCTGGACTATAGCCTGCAGCGCAATCGCAAAACTGAGGAGGGTGCGGATCACCCGGATCGCGATGCGCAGTTTCGGCACATCAACGTCGCGGTCAAACGATGCCTAAGGCAAGGCATCCCGGTCATTTCGGTCGATACGAAAAAGAAGGAGCTCATTGGGAATTACCACAATGCCGGCCAGCAATGGCGTGCGGCCAAGCAGCCCACGCCGGTTCACGGTCACGATTTTCCCAGTCCGCAGGTGCCTCGCGCCTATCCCTATGGCATTTATGACATTGGACGCAACGCCGGGTTTGTCAACGTGGGGACCGACCATGACACCGGTGCCTTTGCGGTGGCCTCCATTCGGGGCTGGTGGCGCACGGAGGGCCGACGCCTGTATCCGGATGCAAAAAAGATCCTGATTACTGCCGACGGCGGTGGTAGCAACGGGTGGCGATTGCGGCTGTGGAAGTTGGAATTGCAAAAATTCGCCGCTCAGACCGCGCTGGACATTGCGGTGTCTCACTTTCCTCCCGGTACGAGTAAATGGAACAAGATCGAGCACCGGCTGTTTTCCTTTATCTCGTCAAATTGGCGCGGGGAGCCCTTGCGGGATTACGAAACCATCGTCAATCTTATCGCCGGGACCACCACGGCGAAGGGATTGACAGTCATCTGTCGGCTGGATCGGCGCAAATACCCAACCGGGCGCGAAGTCAGCGATGAAGAGATGCAGCGCGTGACCCTGGAACCCAACAAGTTTCATGGTGAGTGGAACTACCACATCAAGCCAAACGTGAAGACAAGTTGATACCTTTATATATTTACAGCTCCTAGGATGTCTGTTCGGCGAATCTGATGGTATAGAGGTAGTGATAGAGCCCTTTGCGCTCAAGGAGTTGTGCGTGGGTGCCTTCTTCCACGACTCGTCCCTTATCCAGGACAAGGATACGGTCCGCACGCTGAATCGTGGAGAGTCGATGCGCGACGACAAACGTCGTCCGTCCCTCCATCAGTCGTTCCAGCGCTTCTTGGACCAGCCGTTCCGACTCGGTGTCGAGCGAGGAGGTGGCTTCATCGAGCAGCAGGACGCGCGGGTTTTTGAGAATCGCCCGGGCGATGGCAATGCGCTGCCGTTGGCCGCCTGACAGGTTGATTCCCTTCTCGCCCACCACGGTCAGGTATTTGTCCGGAAAGGCCGAAATAAATTCGTGCGCGTGCGCAGCCTTGCTCGCCTCCTGCACCGCCGCCTCGCTCGCCTCGGGGTTCCCATAACGAATGTTGTCGAGAATGGTCCCGCCGAAGAGGATGGTTTCTTGCGGGACGAGCGCGACCTGCCGGTACCAACTATCCACCGTGACCTCCTTCAGGTCGTGCCCGTCCACGGTGATGCGGCCTTCGATAGGGTCGTAGAAACGATGGAGGAGATTGATGACGGTGGTTTTACCGGCTCCCGTCGGCCCGACAAAGGCGACGAGCTCGCCCGGTTGCGCTTCGAATGACAGATGCGACAACACCGGGGTTCGCGGGTCATAACTGAAGCTGACCTGCTCGGCGCGCACATGGCCTTTCACTGCGGAGAGGACGTGCGCATTCGGCACATCTCGGATGTCTGCTTCGGCGTCGAGGATTTCAAATACACGCTGGGTGGCGCCCTGGGCCTCCTTGATTTGCGCAAACACTCGAGCCGCCGAACTGAAGGGTCCGATCAGGATGCCTGCGAACAGGACGAAGGCGAAGAGATCGCCCGGTGTCACGGTGCCTTCGATTACTTGGGTGCCGCCATACCACAGCACAGCCGCGGCAGCTGAAAACGTCAGCAGGCTGATGACGGGAACGAAGAGGGCCATGATGCCGGCTCGTTTGAGTGAGAGAGACAAGCCAAGCTGGACCTGGGTCAAGAAACGGCCTTCTTCCCGCTTGGTTTGCACGAAGGACTTCACGATGCGGATACCCGAAATGACCTCTTCCAAGAGAATGCTGAGCGCGGCGGTTTGATCCTGGATCGAGGTCGAAAGGGATTTCAGCTTGCGGCCAAAAAATTTGGCGACGAGCACCAAGAGCGGAAGCAGGAGCAGGATGAGGAGGCACAGCCGCCAATTCATCGCCAGCAAGAATCCGATGCCGCCGATGAAGGTGACCAGCTGCTTGGCGGTGTCGATCGGTGTCTCGGTGACGATGGACTGAATGACGGTGACATCGTTCATCAGGCGGGAGAGCAATTCCCCCGTTCGCCTCTTCGCGAAGAAGCTGACCGCGAGGTTTTGGAGATGCGCAAAGAGATGGGTGCGGAAGTCGGCGACGACTCGCTGGGAGATCCAGGTGGTCAGGTAGCTGTGCCCCATCGAACAGAGGCCTTGCAGAAGGACCAGGCCGATGAACAGCCCGATCAATTCCGTCATGCGATCGCGATCGTGCTGGACGGTAATGATGTCCCAGAGTGTGCCGGCCAGGCGCAGCAAGGCGAGGTTGATGGCGGCCACTCCCATCACAAGGAGTCCCGCCACGATCATGCGCGGCAGGTACGGGCGTACAAATGGAAGAAATCGTCTAAAGGGCGACATGTGTCTGGGAGTTTCGGTGTAAGAGCGGCACCCTATCCCCCTGTGTTGTCCCCATAATAATAGGGATCTGGGTCGACGGGATGCACCCGAGAGTGGGCGAAAGACAAGGCGCTAGAGCTGTGCGATGGACTCGATCAGGTTCTTGTTGAGGGCCACGTAGTCAGAACGATCCGTATCGTTGATGACCACGTCCGTCAGGCTGATAAAGAGCCGCACTTCCTCGTTGATCGCATCCGAGACGCGATGGCGCATTGGCGGAACAAGAAAGTCCCCCACGTAGGTGCAATTCACCGTACGGACGCGGATGCGAACCTTCTTGCCTTCCGGCACAATGTCCTCCTCCCGGTGAACGGGGTGAGCTAGCTCTTACGACGTAAGAATTTTTGGCGTCTGCGCAACTTCTTGTACTTGTGTTTGCGCATTTTTTTCCGCCGCTTTTTTAACACGCTCGACATGCAATGAATCTCCAAAGACGGGCGAGTCTAGAGACATTTTGGCCAAAAAGCAAGCCAGGCGGTGACTGGCCGTGAATGATTGTGGTGATCTGGTTTCCCGCCGGGTTGACAGCGGCCCCGCGCCTTGACCGATCCACGGGACGTTCCTATACTGCAACTCTATGAATACGACTCATCCGGCCTCACGGTTTCGTTTGCGCGTGCTCCATTGGTGCGGCGTGGCGATACTACTGACAGCCGTGGCCTGCTCATCGAAGACGCTCCAGTATCCTGAGGATCATGAGCGTTTTACCCGCATCGATCGTGCGGTGGAAGCGTTACGGGAAGCGTATCAGCATCGAGACCGGTCTGCGTTTCAGGATGTGATGTTGCCTGCGGAGTCGTTGGAGCAAATCCAAGCGGAGGCCGCGCAGGATTTCGAACTGTTTCAATCCATTCAACTGGACTTCAAAACCGAGCGCATCATGATCGACGGGGAAAATATTGACGTGTATGTGCATTGGCAGGGGGTGTGGAAGAAAAATCCTGACGACGCCGGTATCCGTCAGCGTGGACATGCCCGCTTGCAGTGGGTGGGCAAACAATCGATTCTTCTTCGTGGCGTGCAAGGTGATTTGCCGTTTGGAATGAAGGTGCGCCAGGCTTTATCCGACCTTCCCGCAGTCCCGCAGAAACCGCTGCCCCAATGAAACAGTCAGCAGCTCAGTCGCGGGAAAGATCCGCTCTCCCTAAAGCCGACTTTCTGGTCATCGGGAGCGGCGTGGCCGGGTTGCGCGCGGCTCTGGAGTTGAGCCGGGAAGGTCGTGTCATCATGCTGACAAAGGGGCATCCGCTGCAGAGTAATTCGATCTATGCGCAAGGGGGCGTGGCGGTGGCGCTTAGTGAAGAGGACGATGTCGCGATTCACCGGACCGATACGTTGAAGGCCGGCCACGGGCTGTGTCGCCCCGAGGCGGTTCGGGTGCTGGTGGAGGAAGGGCCGGCGCGGATTCAGGAATTGATCCGGTGGGGCGCCAAATTCGACAAGACGGATGGAAAGTTTGCCTTTGCTCGAGAAGCGGCGCATAGCCGAAGCCGCATTTTGCGCGCACGCGGAGATGCCACGGGCAACGAAATGGTGCGAGCCCTGATGGCGCAGGTCGCGCGTCAGAAGCGCATCCAACGGCTCGACTATCACTTTACAGTTGATCTGGTGGTGGAGGAGGGGCGTTGTTGCGGGGCGGTCGTGCTCGATGAATCATCGTCGAAGCAATTCATTATTCCCGCGAAAGCCGTCGTGTTATCCACGGGCGGCGCCGGACAGATTTACGCCCGAACGACGAACCCTCCCAATGCCACCGGCGATGGCATGGCGATGGCGTTTCGGGCAGGAGCCATGCTGCAGGATATGGAATTCGTCCAGTTTCATCCGACCTCGCTCTATCTCCCTTCCAGTCCGCCGTTCCTCCTGTCCGAAGCCATGCGCGGAGAAGGCGGGCAGCTGCGTAATAATAAGGGCGAGTTGTTTATGCAGCGATACCACCCGCTCGGGGCCCTTGCTCCACGGGATATCGTATCGCGGGCGATCTGGGCCGAGATGGCGGCGACGCGCGCCCGGCATGTGTATCTCGACGTCACGCATCTGGGAGCCGATTTCATCAAGCGTCGATTCCCGACGATCTATGCGACCTGTCTGCGGTCAGATATCGATATCACTGAAGAGTGGATTCCTGTTTCGCCCAGCGCCCACTACATGATGGGCGGAGTGTGGACCGACGTGAATGGGGCCACCACGCTGCCGGGATTGTTTGCGGCCGGCGAGGTGGCCTGTAGCGGCGTGCACGGGGCCAATCGCCTGGCGAGCAATTCGCTGTTGGAGGGACTGGTCTTTGGGATGCGGGCTGGTGTCACGGCAATTGCGTTTGCTCAGGGGCACGAATTCCCCGAGCTGTCTTCGCACGCAGAGATACCTCAGCCCGCAGGAGAGGCGACGCTCGAAGATGTAGAGAAGCTCAGGAGCTCGCTCCGCCGGACGATGTGGGGACAGGTCGGGGTGATCCGGTCGCGTGAGTCGCTCATTCGCGCCACGGGTCAATTGTCCCGCTGGACACAGCTCGTTGCCAGGTTCTCTACGACGAGGGCTGAGCTGGAAGTGAAGAACATGGTGCAGGTCGCGCATTGTGTCGCGGAAGCCGCATTATGGCGTGAGAACAGCGTCGGGGCGCATTTTCGCTCAGATTGCCCCGAGTCGAAACGGCCAGGCTGGAAGCAGCACAGTCAGTTGCGGATCGCCAGTGATCCTACTGAGCCGAGGCCGGCAAAGAAGCGGGGAGTGGTTGTGGCGCTGCAGATTCGGCAGCAGCGATCACGTGCCCGGTCATCGCGCCGTCCTTAATCAGAAACGTCCGATAATAGCGAATGACTTTCCGGACGTATTGGCGGGTTTCGTCGATCGGTGGGAGCCCGCGATAGCGATCCACCGTATGTTCTCCGGAATTGTACGCGGCCAGCGCGAGCGGGAGATTTCCCCTAAACCGGTCGAGTAATTGGCGGAGATACTTTGTCCCCCCCCCGATATTATCGTCAGGATCATAGAGGTCCCGCACTTCGAGGCGAACGGCTGTTTGTGGCATCAGTTGCATCAGGCCAATGGCGCCGGCTCGTGACACCGCCATGGGGTCGAACCCTGATTCCGCTTTAATGACCGCCCGGATGAGGGCGGGGTGTAATTGGTGCTGTCGGGAATACCGGCTGATCATCGGTTCGAGCTCCCGCTCTGACAGAACGGGATGGAGTCTGTTTGGCTGCGAGGTGATTCGCCGGTAGCGTAGGTCGGTCGGCACATTGGTCAGCGAGATGGTCCCGTTGGCATCGATGTATTGGTAGATCTCAGCCTGTGCTGCAGGAAGCCCTGAAAGAATCCAGTGGGATCCCACGAGGGCCGTTCCGAGAAGTAGTTGAGAGGTTTTCAATTGGTCGTTCCTTCGCGCTCTTGTTGTGTTAGGCATGGTCAAACGATAGCAGCCTGCACCTGGGTGTCAAGGATCTGCACGTCTTGTGCCCCCTCTTGTCATGAGAGTATTGCAATAAAAGCAATGGTTTGATCGGAAGAGGTTAGTCGAGCGGTTCTAAATAGCGACTTCGATTGTCGATAAAATGACGGTGCAATTGACGGGTCAAGGGCCCTGGGATGCCCTGCCCAATGGGTTGCTGGTTGATGGATACGACCGGCATGACTTCCATGCTGGTATTCGTCAGGAAACATTCGTCGGCATGCAGCAGCTCTTCCGGAGTGAATCGCCCTTCGCACGCGGGAATCTTCAGCTCTTCCGCCATCTGCAACAGAATCGATCTCGTAATGCCATCCAAAAGACCGCAGTCGACGGATGGAGTGTACAGCTGGCCTTGCGTTGCAAAGAATAGATTACTCACGGTGCATTCGGTGAGATGGCCTTCCCAATTCAGAAAGAGCGCGTCGAAGACCCGCGCGGCAATCGCCTCGCGTTTCGCCAGAATGTTGTTCAGGAAGTTGGTGGCCTTGATCTGCGGGGAGAGCGCGCTTGGCAGGTTGCGTCTCGTGCGGGCAACAATGAGTGACACGCCGCGCCGGTACAGCTCGGCAGCGGGCGGATGGAGCGGTTTCGCCATGATGACGACGGTGGGCGTCGGGCAGAGGGCCGGATCGAGGCCGATCTCTCCCGCGCCGCGGGACACGGTAATTCTGAGATAGGCGTCGGCCTGCTCAGTTCCCAGTTGATTGCGGTCCATCGCTTCGCGCAAGAGGTGCGGCCACTCGCTCAACGGGATGGGGATTGTCAGGCCGATGGCGTCGGCCGAACGCTGTAAGCGCGACAGATGGTGATCTCGCATGAAAATCCGGCTCCCGTAAGAGCGGATCGTTTCATAGACGCCGTCCCCATAGAGAAAGCCATGATCGAAGACGGAGATTGTCGCATCCTGTTCCGGGACGAATCGATCGTTGAGAAATATCCACATAGTGCATGCTACGACAAGGCACTCAGAAAAGCCTGTGCCTTGTGCATCGTCTCCTCATATTCTTTGGCGGGATCCGAGTCCGCCACAATCCCGGCTCCGACTTGGAGGGAGCCCTGTCCTTCAAGGAGTACCAATGTGCGAATGATAATGTTGAAGTCGAGATCCCCGCTCCAGCTTAGATAGCCCATCGACCCGGTATAGGGGCCTCTCCGCACCGGTTCCAGCTCGTCGATGATTTCCATGCAGCGAATCTTGGGCACGCCGGTAATGGTGCCGCCCGGGAAGACGGCTCTCAATAGATCGAAGCCTGTTACCTCGGCCCGCAGTTGCCCAGAGATATGCGACACCAGATGGCTGACATGGGAATATTGCTCGATGGACATGAATTCGTCGACGTGGACGGAGCCGAACTCACACACGCGCCCCAGGTCGTTTCGTTCCAGATCGACGAGCATCAAATGTTCGGCGCGCTCCTTCTCGTTGCCCAGGAGTTCTTTCTGCAGGCGACGATCGTCGGAGTCGTCTATGCCTCGCCGCCGGGTGCCGGCGATTGGTCGAGTATCGGCTGAACGGCCCTCCAGCCGAACTAACCGTTCCGGTGATGTGCTGATCATGCTGGTGTCCCCGGTGCGCAACAGGCCGGAGAACGGGGACGGGTTCATGCGGCGCAAGCGTGCATAGGTTTGGAGCTCTGTCGCGAGTCCTGCCTGCTTCGTGAAACTGTCGCTTGTGACCGAAAAGCGATGGGAGAGATTGGCCTGATACAAATCACCGGCGGCGATATATTCCTGGCAGCGCCGGACCCGGTCCATATAGGAGTCCCGGGATTGCTGTGGGTGAAAGCTGACAGGCGCTAAGGAATCCGCCGGCTGAAGGTGGGGCTGAGGCGTGGATACGTGCGCTTCCAACGCGGCGAGTCTATCGCAACCCTCCCGGTAGAGCTGCTCTCGGGTCTCTCCGAGGAATCGTTCGAGCGGGGGGCAGAACATGAAATGCCATTCGCCCGAGGTATGATCAAACGCCGCGACAAGATCATAAAAGGCGAACTCCAAATCTGGAAAATGCCGATCGTCGTCGGCATGGTTCGGCAATGACTCGAATTGCCGCACCAGATCGTAACTCAAATAACCCACGGCTCCGCCGAAAAACGGCGGAGTTCCAGGGGGGCGGGAGATGACTGATTGTTGCATCAGGCGCGTAAGAGTTCCGAACGGGTTCTGGCCGGTTTGTATGTGCCCATCGGCTGAGCGGTTAGTCCAGTCGTGTCGCGTGCCCGAAAAGACTTGGTAGGGATTGGTTGCGAAGAAGGAGTAGCGTCCGCTGGTTGACGGACCTTTGCCGCTTTCAAAGAGAAACGAGGCCTGTTGGCTTGAGGCAACGCGGGCATACAGCTCGAACGGGCTGGGGGTCAAGCCTCGCCGGCTTAGGCTCAAGGGTTGCGGGGCTCCGTGCAGAAAGGCTGTGGGGGATGGTCGTGTCGTTGCCATGAATTCAGAAAGTCCGACCGGTTTTGGTTGGCATACTATACCGTAGCGCTTTCGCGAGAGACAGAGTCTCTAACGGCTTGACATTTCAATGAGGATTCTGCTTGAATTGCGCGCTCGCAATCGGTTGAGTCCTCATTCAGATTCGTGTCTGAGCACTAACCGGCGAGTAACGGAATGCCCCCTTCTCAAGATCCGTTTTATGCGGGGCTCGGCCAGGCGGTTCGGATTGGAACCGACCTGCTAGCTTCGTTGATCGTCGGAGGCGGGTTGGGCTGGGTGTTGGATACCTACCTCCTTGATTCCACTCCCTGGGGGATGGTGGTGGGGTTGGTGCTCGGAGTGATCGCCGGGATACGGAACGCATACCGGTCGGCCATGCGGTGGCCAGGTTCACCGCCTGACACAGAAAGTAAAGGGTAGCCGTGGAAGAAAGTCCGCTTCATCCGTTTGAATTGCATAACTACATTCCTCTCTCTGTTGGTGGGATCGATATCTCCATTAACAAAGCGGTCATCATCATGTGGGTCGTGGTGGCTCTGGTCGCGTTTTTGATGCTCAAGGCAGGGGCGGCGCGGCAGCTAGTGCCGGGCAAATTGCAGAGCCTGGCGGAGATGCTGGTGGATTTCATCCGGGGCATCATCCTGGATACGATGGGGAAGGACGGGATGCGGTTTTTCCCGCTCATCGCCACGTTGTTCCTCTTTATTCTTTTCTGTAATCTCATCGGGATGATTCCCGGTTCCTATACGGTCACGAGTCAGATCGTCGTGACGGCGGTGTTTGCCTGTGTGGTGTACGGGCTGAGTCTCGTCATGGGGTTTCTGCTGCACGGCGCCAAGTTCTTGGGGATTCTCGTGCCGCCGGGTACGCCGGGATGGCTCTTGCCGTTGATGATTCCTATCGAATTGATCAGCCAGTTAGCCCGGCCGATTTCGTTGGCCGTTCGATTGTTTGCCAACATGACGGCCGGACACGTCATTCTCGGGGTGCTCTTTGGCTTGGCGATCAGCGGCGGGCTGCTTATCGGCTGGTTGCCGTTTGCGTTCACGATTGCGATGAACGGGTTGGAAGTCGGCATTGCGTTTATTCAAGCCTATATTTTTACCGTGTTGACGTGCGTCTATTTGGGCGACGCATTCCATCTGCACGGCCATGATGACCACGCGCATTGATCGCGTCTCAACCAGACAAGGGAGGAGTAGGACACAATGGATTCAGCAGCAGCAGCATTGTTGGGTATGGGATTGGCGGCGGCGGGTTTTGCCGGTGCCGGTGTCGGAATCGGGTACATCTTCGGCAAGATGATTGAAGCCGTGGCCCGCCAGCCTGAAGCGGAAGCTCGCGTCGGTAAGTACATGTGGATCGGGTTCGCGCTCGTGGAAGCCATCGCGCTCTACGGGCTCGTCATCGCGTTCATCATCATGGGGCTTCGCAAGTAAGGACGGGGATAGGCCGAGCCTGCGGTGTGGCGCCTTGGCGCTCAGCCTCAACCTCAACTTGTTGGGAGTGAACAATGCCGCAGTTTGAATCGAGTTTTTTCTCGTCGCTGATTTTCTGGGAGATTCTGTCCTTCGGGATTCTGTTCTTCGTGCTCTATAAGTTTGCCTTTCCCGGCATCCTGAGCGTCCTCGAAGAACGGGAGAAGAAGATCAAGGACAGCCTCGACCAGGCTGAACGTCACCGCGCAGAGTCTGAGCGTGCGCTGAAGACCTATGAGGCGAAGCTCAGTGCAGCGGCGAAGGAAGCCGAGGCCATTCTGGCGGCGGCTCAGGAGCGGGCACAGCGCCTGCTGGATGAAAACGAACAGCGGATGAGCACGGAGGCGGAGCGCATCAAGGGCGAGGCCACGCGCGAGATCGATCATGAGCGCCGGAAGGCCGTGCAGGACATCCGCAATCAGACCACGGAGTTGGCGCTGATGGTAGCGGAGAAAGTGGTGCAGCGCAGTCTCGCGGATGCCGATCACCGAAAGTTCGCCGACGAAGCGCTCAGCGCCCTCTCGAAGTCTCACTCCTAATCAAGTTTCGTTTGCTCTACTTGGCCGGGCGCGGTGGGTCTATGCTCACCCCGCCCGGCCGATACCCTTCCAAGTCAATCGTCACAAACCGAAAGCCGAGTTCCTTCACGCGTCGGCTGATTCTCGTCCCTCGTTCTCCCTCGAGCATTCGAGCCAGTTCATTCTGACCGACTTCGATTCTGGCGATTTCGCCGTGATCGCGCACACGGCAGTGCCGGAACCCTTCTGCAAACAGGACCTCTTCGGCCTGCTCCACCCGGCTGAGCTTTTCTCTCGTGATCGTGATGCCTCTGGGGATGCGTGAGGACAGGCAGGCGGCAGCTGGTTTGTCCCAGTTCGAGAGCCCCAAGTCTTTCGCAAGCCGTCGAATGTCTGATTTGGTAAGCCCAGCTTCCAGCAGCGGGCTGCGAACGCCCCATTCGCGTGCGGCCTTGATGCCGGGACGATCATCGCCCAGATCGTCGAGATTGGTTCCGTCCACGATGACGGCCGACGCATACGTTTCTCTCAGCGTGCCCAGCAATTGGTAGAGGTCGGTCTTACAATGAAAACAGCGATCGGCATCGTTCTCGGTAAAAGCAGGGATTGTCAACTGGTCGGTATGCACCAACTCATGGCGCGCGCCGATTTCCTTCGCGACGCGGGTGGCTGTTTCCAGTTCGATCGCTGGGAAGGTCGGTGAAATGGCCGTGAGACCCACGGCGGAATCTCCGAGTTCGTCGTGGGCGACTTTCAGGACGAATGTGCTGTCGATCCCGCCTGAATAGGCGACCAGGACGGAATCCATGGCCGCAATGATCTCGCGCAGATGCAGAAGCTTGTGTTCGAGCGGATGAGGTTGCATAGCGGCACAGTGCCGGGGAGTCTGTTACTGGCGGACCTTGGCTTTGGCCACGTTGCCAACCACGACGAGCGCATAGTGCTGCGGGTCGAGGTATTGTTTCGCCACGCGAAGGACGTCGTCTTTCGTGACGCGCTCGATCCATTTCTGGTACTGGCTGAAATATTCGAATCCCAGTCCGTAGTACTCAACCTGTGCCAGCACCTGGGCCAGCTTGGCGGTTGAGTCGAGGCGGAGCGGAAAGCTGCCCATGAGGAATGACTTTGCTTCCGATAGTTCCTGGTCGCTGACCGGGCTGTCGCGGATCCCTTTGATTTCCGTCAGCACGCCTGCAATAGCCTGGTTCGTGGCTTCGGTTCTCGTTTGAAGATTTACCCAGAACGAGCCGGGGAGCATGCGCGCGTCGTAGTGGCTCATGATTCCGTAGGCAAGTCCCTGCTTGTCGCGGATCGAGTCCATGAGCCGGGACGAAAACCCTCCGGCCCCCAGAATATGGTTCATGACGGTGACGGCGTAGTAGTCGGGGTTATTCCGGCTAATGCCCCCGTGGCCGAGGACAATCGTGGATTGAGTCAAGTCCTTCTCAATGAGCTGAACCGCCTTCTTCTCCACCGCTGCCGGTTTCTTTGTCGTGCGGGTCTGGGGGTTGCCCTTCTTCCATGAGCCGAAATGGTTTTGCACAAGGGCCGTAGCTTGTTCGACGGAAAGATCCCCCACAATGGTCAGAATCACCTGATTGGGGAGATATTCCTTCGCATAGAAGCTCTGGACGTCTGCCAGCGTAATCTTGCCCACGGTGTCTTCGGTGCCTTGTGCTGGCCATCGATAGGGATGATTGTGAAAGACCAGCTGGTTGAAAGCCTTCATCGCCACATGACCGGGATCGTCGTTGTCGCTGGAAATTTCTCCCAGGATCTGTGAGCGCACCCGCTCGAATTCGTGCTTGGGGAAGGCGGGATGCATCAACACATCGGCGAGGAGCGCAAAGCCTAGGTCGATATCTTTTTTCAGCACGCGCGCTGAGGCGGTCGTGAAGTCCTCTCCGGCTTTCGCTTCCAGTGATCCGCCGATGAAATCGATTTGTTCTGCCAGTTGTTTCGAGGATCGGCTGGTGGTTCCCTCATCCAAAAGACTGGCGACGAGATTCGCGACGCCGGCTTTCTCAGGAGGATCGTAGGCCGATCCGGTCTTGACCAGGGCATGAATCTCCACGATCGGGAGAAAGTGCTGCTCTAGGACCAGGACGGTCATCCCGTTCGGCGTGGTGAATTTTATCGGCGTGATATCAGCCGCATATAGGGTCGTGGCGAGGGAGAAGAGGGCGGTCGTGAGCAGCAGTGCGCCGGTACGACGCCATTGGCTCACCCGAGTGAATGGTCCTTTTGATGCAGTCGTGGCCATCATGATCAGGGCTTTCCGGCATGTGCGGCGGTCGGTTGGGGCTCTGCCGCTTTAGGCGGTTGAGGAATCAGAATGCCGACTGTCCGGTTGTCGGGATTCAGGTATTGCTTGGCCACTCGTTGAATGTCTTTGGCGGTGACCGCGCGGATGCGCTCTAAAAATTGATCGACTCGCCGCCAGCCGGCTCCGATGGATTCTGATTGACCCAGCAACATGGCGTATCGAAAGTTCGAATCCTGTTCAAATACGTGGGAGGCTTCCACCTGATTCTTCGCCCGCTGCAGTTCCAATTCGGTCGGCG encodes the following:
- the atpF gene encoding F0F1 ATP synthase subunit B, producing the protein MPQFESSFFSSLIFWEILSFGILFFVLYKFAFPGILSVLEEREKKIKDSLDQAERHRAESERALKTYEAKLSAAAKEAEAILAAAQERAQRLLDENEQRMSTEAERIKGEATREIDHERRKAVQDIRNQTTELALMVAEKVVQRSLADADHRKFADEALSALSKSHS
- the larE gene encoding ATP-dependent sacrificial sulfur transferase LarE, with product MQPHPLEHKLLHLREIIAAMDSVLVAYSGGIDSTFVLKVAHDELGDSAVGLTAISPTFPAIELETATRVAKEIGARHELVHTDQLTIPAFTENDADRCFHCKTDLYQLLGTLRETYASAVIVDGTNLDDLGDDRPGIKAAREWGVRSPLLEAGLTKSDIRRLAKDLGLSNWDKPAAACLSSRIPRGITITREKLSRVEQAEEVLFAEGFRHCRVRDHGEIARIEVGQNELARMLEGERGTRISRRVKELGFRFVTIDLEGYRPGGVSIDPPRPAK
- a CDS encoding anthranilate synthase component I family protein codes for the protein MATTRPSPTAFLHGAPQPLSLSRRGLTPSPFELYARVASSQQASFLFESGKGPSTSGRYSFFATNPYQVFSGTRHDWTNRSADGHIQTGQNPFGTLTRLMQQSVISRPPGTPPFFGGAVGYLSYDLVRQFESLPNHADDDRHFPDLEFAFYDLVAAFDHTSGEWHFMFCPPLERFLGETREQLYREGCDRLAALEAHVSTPQPHLQPADSLAPVSFHPQQSRDSYMDRVRRCQEYIAAGDLYQANLSHRFSVTSDSFTKQAGLATELQTYARLRRMNPSPFSGLLRTGDTSMISTSPERLVRLEGRSADTRPIAGTRRRGIDDSDDRRLQKELLGNEKERAEHLMLVDLERNDLGRVCEFGSVHVDEFMSIEQYSHVSHLVSHISGQLRAEVTGFDLLRAVFPGGTITGVPKIRCMEIIDELEPVRRGPYTGSMGYLSWSGDLDFNIIIRTLVLLEGQGSLQVGAGIVADSDPAKEYEETMHKAQAFLSALS
- a CDS encoding F0F1 ATP synthase subunit A, with protein sequence MEESPLHPFELHNYIPLSVGGIDISINKAVIIMWVVVALVAFLMLKAGAARQLVPGKLQSLAEMLVDFIRGIILDTMGKDGMRFFPLIATLFLFILFCNLIGMIPGSYTVTSQIVVTAVFACVVYGLSLVMGFLLHGAKFLGILVPPGTPGWLLPLMIPIELISQLARPISLAVRLFANMTAGHVILGVLFGLAISGGLLIGWLPFAFTIAMNGLEVGIAFIQAYIFTVLTCVYLGDAFHLHGHDDHAH
- a CDS encoding pitrilysin family protein produces the protein MSQWRRTGALLLTTALFSLATTLYAADITPIKFTTPNGMTVLVLEQHFLPIVEIHALVKTGSAYDPPEKAGVANLVASLLDEGTTSRSSKQLAEQIDFIGGSLEAKAGEDFTTASARVLKKDIDLGFALLADVLMHPAFPKHEFERVRSQILGEISSDNDDPGHVAMKAFNQLVFHNHPYRWPAQGTEDTVGKITLADVQSFYAKEYLPNQVILTIVGDLSVEQATALVQNHFGSWKKGNPQTRTTKKPAAVEKKAVQLIEKDLTQSTIVLGHGGISRNNPDYYAVTVMNHILGAGGFSSRLMDSIRDKQGLAYGIMSHYDARMLPGSFWVNLQTRTEATNQAIAGVLTEIKGIRDSPVSDQELSEAKSFLMGSFPLRLDSTAKLAQVLAQVEYYGLGFEYFSQYQKWIERVTKDDVLRVAKQYLDPQHYALVVVGNVAKAKVRQ
- a CDS encoding AtpZ/AtpI family protein; the encoded protein is MPPSQDPFYAGLGQAVRIGTDLLASLIVGGGLGWVLDTYLLDSTPWGMVVGLVLGVIAGIRNAYRSAMRWPGSPPDTESKG
- the atpE gene encoding ATP synthase F0 subunit C, whose product is MDSAAAALLGMGLAAAGFAGAGVGIGYIFGKMIEAVARQPEAEARVGKYMWIGFALVEAIALYGLVIAFIIMGLRK